A window of Halobellus sp. LT62 contains these coding sequences:
- the purL gene encoding phosphoribosylformylglycinamidine synthase subunit PurL, which translates to MSLPDADRELVTAELGRDPTPTEAALFENLWSEHCAYRSSRPLLSAFDSEGEQVVVGPGDDAAVVRLPDNDGESETETYITMGIESHNHPSYVDPYDGAATGVGGIVRDTLSMGAYPIALTDSLYFGGFDREHTRYLLDGVVEGIADYGNAIGVPTVGGSVEFHDDYEGNPLVNVACVGLLDEERLVTAEAQEAGNKLVLVGNATGRDGLGGASFASEDLAEDAETEDRPAVQVGDPYSEKLLIEANEDLIEADLVQSARDLGAAGLGGASSELVAKGGFGARIELDRVHQREPNMNPLEIILAESQERMCYEVHPEDVDAVAEIAERYDLGCSVIGEVAEGNYVCTFNGEMVVDVPPAFLADGAPMNDLDATEPTQPERDRPEIDLDAAFEAVVSAPNTASKRWVYRQYDHEVGARTALLPGDDAAVMAIREAGTGLAISAGAVPAWTTIAPYDGARAVALENATNLAAKGATPLAAVDCLNGGNPEKPDVYGGFKAIVDGLADMCRDLSVPVVGGNVSLYNDSIAGPIPPTPTLAMVGAKAGYDAPAAAFAGEGTILLVGEGGDALGGSELLAQVGGSDRFPTLPENASDAVATLAEVADAEATLAVHDVSNGGLAVALAEMVTAETGADIAVDGVASLFEETPGRAVIETADPDAVEAAFEGVAPVTELGEATTDGTLSLLVDGETLAVDAAAIASLRDVLAAELD; encoded by the coding sequence ATGAGCCTGCCGGACGCTGATCGCGAACTGGTGACGGCCGAACTCGGCCGCGACCCCACACCCACGGAGGCGGCGCTGTTCGAGAACCTCTGGAGCGAACACTGCGCGTACCGCTCGTCGCGACCGCTCCTCTCCGCGTTCGACTCGGAGGGCGAGCAGGTCGTCGTCGGCCCCGGCGACGACGCCGCCGTGGTTCGGCTCCCGGACAACGACGGAGAGTCGGAGACGGAGACGTACATCACGATGGGTATCGAGAGCCACAACCACCCCTCGTACGTCGATCCCTACGACGGCGCGGCGACGGGCGTCGGCGGCATCGTCCGCGACACGCTCTCGATGGGCGCGTACCCGATCGCGCTGACGGACAGCCTCTACTTCGGCGGCTTCGACCGCGAGCACACCCGCTACCTCCTCGATGGCGTCGTCGAAGGGATCGCCGACTACGGGAACGCGATCGGCGTTCCCACCGTCGGTGGGAGCGTCGAGTTCCACGACGATTATGAAGGAAATCCGCTCGTCAACGTCGCCTGCGTCGGCCTGCTCGACGAGGAGCGACTCGTCACAGCCGAGGCGCAGGAGGCGGGGAACAAACTCGTCCTCGTCGGCAACGCGACCGGCCGCGACGGCCTCGGCGGCGCGTCGTTCGCCAGCGAGGACCTCGCGGAGGACGCCGAAACCGAGGACCGACCCGCAGTCCAAGTCGGCGACCCCTACTCGGAGAAGTTGCTCATCGAGGCCAACGAGGATCTGATCGAGGCCGACCTCGTGCAGTCCGCCCGCGACCTCGGTGCAGCCGGCCTCGGCGGCGCGTCCTCCGAACTCGTCGCGAAGGGCGGCTTCGGCGCGCGGATCGAACTCGACCGCGTCCACCAGCGCGAGCCGAATATGAATCCCTTGGAGATCATCCTCGCCGAGTCCCAAGAGCGGATGTGCTATGAGGTCCACCCGGAGGACGTCGACGCCGTCGCCGAGATCGCCGAGCGCTACGACCTCGGCTGTTCGGTCATCGGCGAGGTCGCCGAGGGGAACTACGTTTGTACCTTCAACGGAGAGATGGTCGTCGACGTGCCGCCGGCGTTCCTCGCCGACGGCGCGCCGATGAACGACCTCGACGCGACCGAACCGACACAACCCGAGCGCGACCGACCCGAGATCGACCTCGACGCCGCGTTCGAGGCGGTCGTGAGCGCGCCCAACACGGCCTCGAAGCGGTGGGTCTACCGCCAGTACGACCACGAGGTCGGCGCGCGGACCGCCCTGCTCCCCGGCGACGATGCCGCGGTGATGGCGATCCGCGAGGCCGGGACGGGACTGGCGATCTCGGCCGGCGCGGTCCCGGCGTGGACGACGATCGCCCCGTACGACGGGGCCCGCGCGGTCGCCTTAGAGAACGCGACGAACCTCGCCGCGAAGGGCGCGACGCCGCTGGCGGCGGTCGACTGCCTGAACGGCGGCAATCCCGAGAAACCCGACGTCTACGGCGGCTTCAAGGCCATCGTCGACGGCCTCGCGGATATGTGCCGAGACCTCTCGGTTCCGGTCGTCGGCGGCAACGTCTCGCTGTACAACGACTCCATTGCGGGACCGATCCCGCCGACGCCGACGCTCGCGATGGTCGGCGCGAAAGCGGGCTACGACGCTCCCGCGGCGGCGTTCGCGGGTGAGGGGACGATTCTGCTCGTCGGCGAGGGTGGCGACGCGCTCGGCGGATCGGAACTGCTCGCGCAGGTCGGCGGCTCCGACCGTTTCCCGACGCTGCCCGAGAACGCGAGCGACGCCGTCGCGACGCTCGCGGAGGTCGCAGACGCCGAGGCGACGCTCGCGGTTCACGACGTGAGCAACGGCGGCCTCGCCGTCGCGCTCGCGGAGATGGTGACAGCAGAGACGGGCGCGGACATCGCTGTCGATGGCGTCGCGTCGCTCTTCGAGGAGACGCCCGGCCGCGCGGTGATCGAGACCGCCGATCCCGACGCCGTCGAAGCCGCCTTCGAGGGCGTTGCGCCGGTGACGGAGCTGGGCGAGGCGACGACCGACGGCACGCTGTCGCTCTTGGTGGATGGAGAAACCCTCGCTGTCGACGCAGCGGCGATCGCGTCGCTCCGCGACGTGCTCGCCGCCGAACTCGACTAA
- a CDS encoding PHP domain-containing protein: MLSVELHAHSSLSYDGRDPVELLLAQAQAVGLDALAVTDHDEIDASLEAAELAPEYGLVGITGMEVTSAAGHVLAFGIDELVPAGLSYDETLDRIHEQGGIAVIPHPFQSSRHGVAAHISRDQLAAADAIEVYNSRLFTGWANRKADRFATARGLPKTAGSDAHIGEMVGQAVTEVATDDRSASGVLDAIVAGDTTVVGSRTPWRISFRQFGGGVKRRIQRTVSDLM; this comes from the coding sequence GTGCTATCGGTCGAGCTGCACGCGCACTCGTCGCTGTCGTACGACGGCCGCGACCCCGTCGAACTGCTCTTAGCGCAGGCGCAGGCCGTCGGCCTAGACGCGCTCGCGGTGACGGACCACGACGAGATCGACGCCAGCCTCGAAGCCGCCGAGCTCGCCCCGGAGTACGGGCTCGTCGGCATCACCGGGATGGAGGTGACGTCGGCCGCGGGCCACGTCCTCGCGTTCGGCATCGACGAGCTCGTTCCCGCGGGGCTCTCCTACGACGAGACGCTCGACCGCATCCACGAGCAGGGCGGCATCGCCGTCATCCCGCACCCGTTTCAGTCCTCCCGCCACGGCGTCGCCGCCCACATCAGCCGCGACCAACTCGCCGCCGCGGACGCGATCGAGGTCTACAACTCGCGGCTGTTCACGGGCTGGGCCAACCGGAAGGCCGACCGCTTCGCGACCGCGCGCGGCCTGCCGAAGACGGCCGGAAGCGACGCTCACATCGGCGAGATGGTCGGGCAGGCGGTCACCGAAGTAGCGACGGACGACCGGTCTGCGTCGGGCGTTCTCGACGCCATCGTCGCCGGCGACACGACCGTCGTCGGCAGTCGGACGCCGTGGCGGATCTCCTTCCGACAGTTCGGCGGCGGCGTCAAGCGCCGAATCCAGCGCACGGTCTCGGATCTGATGTAG
- a CDS encoding asparagine synthase C-terminal domain-containing protein: MPATADSSDDVVNGTTPALVRRAIETGEALPGTAGFAGIVDGRLVCDVLGRQPLFVEADDPSSWAFDRRELSDPVPVPAGAVTVLGDEPRDDPAWTLPDPAPTDDDERALAAVRAAVLDRTAAVGSDSENDARDVAVAFSGGVDSAVVAAGVPNAPCYVAGFEGSHDVAAARSAAESMDRDLRVVELAHEDLLDAIPTLVDAIGRTNPMDLSIALPLYLVAERAASDGFERLALGQGADELFGGYAKVAKASDDPRVDADTVRGARRGVLATIPGQAERDVLAIRAAGVEPVTPLLHDDVVTAALRLPGHLLVDGDERKVALREAAREIVPDAVRTADKKAVQYGTYVSRELDRLARQAGYKRRMENHVERYVRALVDDGPVRPPNDEDADV, encoded by the coding sequence ATGCCCGCAACCGCTGATTCGTCGGACGATGTCGTCAACGGAACCACCCCCGCGCTCGTTCGGCGGGCGATCGAGACAGGCGAGGCGCTTCCGGGCACCGCCGGGTTCGCGGGAATCGTCGACGGTCGCCTCGTCTGCGACGTCCTCGGCCGCCAACCCCTGTTCGTCGAGGCCGACGATCCGTCGTCGTGGGCGTTCGATCGACGGGAGTTATCCGATCCCGTGCCCGTTCCCGCGGGGGCGGTGACCGTTCTCGGCGACGAGCCACGCGACGACCCGGCGTGGACGCTTCCTGACCCCGCACCGACTGACGACGACGAGCGGGCGCTCGCGGCGGTTCGCGCGGCGGTGCTCGATCGGACGGCTGCGGTTGGGAGCGACAGCGAGAACGACGCCCGCGACGTCGCCGTCGCGTTCTCTGGGGGCGTCGACAGCGCGGTCGTCGCCGCGGGCGTCCCGAACGCGCCGTGCTACGTCGCCGGCTTCGAGGGCAGCCACGACGTCGCGGCCGCACGATCGGCGGCCGAGTCGATGGATCGCGACCTCCGCGTCGTCGAACTCGCTCACGAGGATCTCCTCGATGCGATCCCGACGCTCGTCGACGCGATCGGCCGGACGAACCCGATGGACCTCTCGATCGCGCTTCCCCTGTATCTCGTCGCCGAGCGCGCCGCGAGCGACGGCTTCGAGCGCCTCGCGCTCGGACAGGGTGCCGACGAGCTGTTCGGCGGCTACGCGAAGGTCGCGAAGGCCTCCGACGACCCGCGAGTCGACGCCGACACCGTCCGCGGCGCGCGACGGGGGGTGCTCGCGACGATCCCCGGACAGGCCGAGCGCGACGTCCTCGCGATTCGCGCGGCGGGGGTCGAACCCGTGACGCCGCTGCTGCACGACGACGTCGTCACGGCGGCGCTGCGGCTCCCGGGACACCTCCTCGTCGACGGCGACGAGCGGAAGGTCGCGCTGCGGGAGGCCGCTCGGGAGATCGTTCCCGACGCGGTCCGCACCGCGGACAAGAAAGCCGTCCAGTACGGCACGTACGTCTCTCGCGAACTCGATCGGCTCGCTCGACAGGCCGGATACAAGCGTCGGATGGAGAACCACGTCGAGCGGTACGTCCGAGCACTCGTCGACGACGGTCCCGTTCGTCCGCCGAACGACGAAGACGCGGACGTCTAA
- a CDS encoding NUDIX domain-containing protein, with translation METTRHFTATVYIVESGAVALHHHDRLGIRVPPGGHVDRDELPHEAGLREVKEETGLDADLVDGTPAIDAPAGRVLPRPRHQMLYDINVHDDGTAGHQHIDHVYYARVESRGIDPAGDDEADADAWAWYDERDLRESDVDPDTVQFSLEAIEAAERAAKVAERTD, from the coding sequence ATGGAGACAACACGGCACTTCACCGCGACGGTGTACATCGTCGAGAGCGGGGCCGTCGCGCTGCACCACCACGATCGTCTGGGGATCCGCGTGCCGCCGGGGGGCCACGTCGACCGCGACGAACTCCCGCACGAGGCGGGACTGCGAGAAGTGAAAGAGGAGACGGGGCTCGACGCCGACCTCGTCGACGGGACCCCTGCGATCGACGCCCCCGCCGGGCGAGTGCTACCGCGACCGCGACACCAGATGCTCTACGACATCAACGTCCACGACGACGGGACCGCGGGCCACCAGCACATCGACCACGTCTACTACGCCCGCGTGGAATCGCGGGGGATCGACCCCGCGGGCGACGACGAGGCCGACGCGGACGCGTGGGCGTGGTACGACGAGCGCGACCTCCGCGAGAGCGATGTCGACCCCGACACCGTGCAGTTCTCGCTTGAGGCGATCGAGGCCGCAGAACGCGCGGCGAAGGTCGCCGAGCGTACCGATTAG
- the gatC gene encoding Asp-tRNA(Asn)/Glu-tRNA(Gln) amidotransferase subunit GatC, with the protein MSETPVDAEDVEHVAELARVDLDDEEVDAFTAQFAEILEYFEALDEVPEVESEADLVNVMRPDEIRESLSQEDALRNAAETEDGYFKGPRVS; encoded by the coding sequence ATGAGCGAGACGCCCGTCGACGCCGAGGACGTCGAACACGTCGCGGAGCTGGCTCGCGTCGACCTCGACGACGAGGAGGTCGACGCGTTCACGGCGCAGTTCGCGGAGATCCTCGAGTACTTCGAGGCCCTCGATGAGGTGCCCGAAGTCGAGAGCGAGGCCGACCTGGTGAACGTGATGCGGCCCGACGAGATCCGCGAGAGCCTCTCACAGGAGGACGCGTTGCGCAACGCCGCCGAAACCGAGGACGGTTACTTCAAGGGACCGCGGGTGTCCTGA
- a CDS encoding amidase family protein, with amino-acid sequence MSLNAFITEETIAGDDDGPLAGKRVAVKDNISTEGVRTTCGSAMLESYVPPYDATVVDRVKAAGATIVGKANMDEFGMGGTTETSAYGATKNPVDEGHVPGGSSGGSAAAVAAGEADLALGSDTGGSVRNPAAFCGVVGIKPTYGLVSRYGLVAYANSLEQIGPIAGNVEDAAALLDVISGPDPRDSTTRFDGGGEGNGNDADTGSDADAGNDVNAHPATDSNYAAAADGDVDGTTIGVVTDLLDGADDRVVERFEAALDDLRAQGAETVEVSLDSVEHAVQAYYVIAMSEASSNLARFDGVRYGKSGGYEGNWNDAFARAREEGFGEEVKRRILLGTFALSAGYHDKYYKKAQDARAWVKRDFDDAFERADVLATPTMPVLPPKLGESLDDPLQLYLMDANTVPVNLANLPAISVPAGEADGLPVGLQLIGPKFGEEAIVRAASAVEN; translated from the coding sequence ATGAGTCTGAACGCGTTCATCACCGAGGAGACGATTGCGGGCGACGACGACGGCCCGCTCGCGGGCAAGCGCGTCGCCGTCAAGGACAACATCAGCACCGAGGGCGTGCGGACGACCTGCGGCTCGGCGATGCTGGAGTCGTACGTCCCGCCCTACGACGCCACGGTGGTCGACCGGGTGAAAGCCGCCGGGGCGACGATCGTCGGGAAGGCGAATATGGACGAGTTCGGGATGGGCGGCACCACCGAGACCTCGGCGTACGGGGCCACCAAGAACCCCGTCGACGAGGGGCACGTCCCCGGCGGCTCCTCCGGGGGATCGGCAGCGGCCGTCGCCGCCGGTGAGGCGGACCTCGCGCTCGGTTCCGACACCGGCGGCTCGGTCCGAAACCCCGCCGCGTTCTGCGGCGTCGTCGGCATCAAGCCGACCTACGGGCTCGTTTCCAGATACGGCCTCGTCGCGTACGCGAACTCTCTCGAACAGATCGGCCCGATCGCCGGGAACGTCGAGGACGCGGCGGCGCTGCTCGACGTGATCTCGGGGCCCGACCCGCGAGACTCGACGACGCGGTTCGACGGCGGCGGCGAGGGGAACGGAAACGACGCCGACACCGGAAGCGATGCCGACGCCGGAAACGACGTCAACGCACACCCCGCGACCGACTCGAACTACGCCGCCGCGGCCGACGGCGACGTCGACGGCACGACGATCGGCGTCGTCACCGACCTGCTGGACGGCGCGGACGACCGCGTCGTCGAGCGCTTCGAGGCCGCTCTCGACGACCTGCGCGCGCAGGGCGCGGAGACCGTCGAGGTCTCCTTGGACTCGGTCGAGCACGCCGTGCAGGCGTACTACGTCATCGCGATGTCGGAGGCCTCCTCGAATCTCGCGCGCTTCGACGGCGTGCGGTACGGGAAGTCGGGCGGCTACGAGGGCAACTGGAACGACGCCTTCGCCCGGGCCCGCGAGGAGGGCTTCGGCGAGGAAGTCAAACGTCGCATCCTGCTCGGCACCTTCGCGCTCTCTGCGGGCTATCACGACAAGTACTACAAGAAGGCCCAAGACGCCCGCGCGTGGGTGAAGCGCGACTTCGATGACGCCTTCGAGCGGGCGGACGTGTTGGCGACGCCGACGATGCCGGTCCTGCCACCGAAACTCGGCGAGAGCCTCGACGATCCCCTCCAACTCTATCTGATGGATGCGAACACCGTCCCGGTGAACCTCGCGAATCTCCCCGCCATCTCGGTGCCCGCCGGCGAGGCCGACGGGCTCCCGGTCGGCCTGCAGTTGATCGGCCCGAAGTTCGGCGAGGAAGCGATCGTTCGCGCGGCGTCGGCCGTCGAGAACTGA
- a CDS encoding TrkH family potassium uptake protein codes for MSVTLRVDIRASLSLVGSVLKYLAVPLCLPVVVALYYGETVVPFVATMALTVVVGIGLERLEPDPDLRAREGLLMVALTWLAVALVGAVPYLIEAHGLPPLVATIHPESTLANPANALFESMSGFTTTGATVLGDISFESHTRSIMLWRQLTQWLGGMGIVVLAVAILPELSVGGAQLMDAEAPGPGIEKLTPRIAETARALWGAYLGITLLEIILLYSLSVTGIDPAMTLYNAVAHGLTTMPTGGFSPESRSIEAFSAAAQWIIIPFMIAAGTNFALFWHVLSGEPKRLVRDAEFKFYLGVLGVFTALLATVLFTGGFAATAPAGGTYDAAYLENLSAAIAGQAEPAIRHALFQAAAIVTTTGYASLDFNAWGPAAKGILLFGIFVGGSAGSTGGAVKIVRWYVILKAVRRELFTTAHPEAVRPIRLGGNPIDERALRGIYAFTSLYLALFVLAAVLFFLDAQRVGLSVTVLEVVSTAATAIGNVGPAFGQFGPMGGYSSLSEASKLLFVFLMWIGRLEIFPVLVLLMPEFWQR; via the coding sequence ATGAGCGTCACACTCCGCGTCGACATCCGCGCGAGCCTCAGCCTCGTCGGGTCGGTGCTGAAATACCTCGCCGTGCCGCTGTGTCTCCCGGTCGTCGTCGCGCTCTACTACGGCGAGACCGTCGTCCCCTTCGTCGCGACGATGGCGCTCACCGTCGTCGTCGGCATCGGCCTCGAACGCCTCGAACCCGATCCCGACCTGCGCGCTCGCGAGGGGCTCCTGATGGTGGCGCTCACGTGGCTCGCCGTCGCCCTCGTCGGCGCGGTACCGTATCTGATCGAAGCGCACGGCCTACCGCCGCTCGTCGCCACGATCCATCCGGAATCGACGCTCGCGAACCCGGCGAACGCGCTGTTCGAGTCGATGAGCGGGTTCACCACGACCGGCGCGACCGTTCTCGGCGACATCTCTTTCGAGTCGCACACGCGCTCGATTATGCTGTGGCGACAGCTCACCCAGTGGCTCGGCGGGATGGGGATCGTCGTCCTCGCGGTCGCGATCCTCCCGGAGCTTTCGGTCGGTGGCGCACAGCTGATGGACGCCGAAGCGCCCGGCCCCGGAATCGAGAAGCTCACCCCGCGGATCGCCGAGACGGCGCGCGCGCTGTGGGGTGCGTACCTCGGAATCACGCTCCTCGAAATCATACTGCTGTACTCGCTGTCGGTGACCGGAATCGACCCGGCGATGACGCTGTACAACGCCGTCGCGCACGGATTGACGACGATGCCCACCGGCGGGTTCTCGCCGGAGTCGCGGAGCATCGAGGCGTTCAGCGCGGCCGCCCAGTGGATCATCATCCCGTTTATGATCGCCGCCGGGACGAACTTCGCGCTGTTCTGGCACGTGCTGTCGGGCGAGCCGAAGCGACTCGTCCGCGACGCGGAGTTCAAGTTCTACCTCGGCGTCCTCGGCGTCTTCACCGCGCTCCTGGCCACGGTGCTCTTCACCGGCGGGTTCGCCGCGACCGCGCCCGCGGGAGGGACGTACGACGCCGCGTACCTCGAAAACTTGAGCGCGGCGATCGCCGGTCAGGCCGAACCCGCGATCAGACACGCGCTGTTCCAAGCGGCCGCCATCGTGACGACCACCGGGTACGCGAGCCTCGACTTCAACGCGTGGGGCCCGGCCGCGAAGGGGATCCTCCTCTTCGGGATCTTCGTCGGCGGCTCCGCGGGGTCGACCGGCGGCGCGGTGAAGATCGTCCGGTGGTACGTGATTCTCAAGGCCGTCCGACGAGAGCTGTTCACGACCGCCCACCCCGAAGCCGTCCGCCCGATCCGGCTCGGCGGGAACCCGATCGACGAGCGCGCGCTCCGCGGGATCTACGCCTTCACGTCCCTCTATCTCGCGCTCTTCGTACTGGCGGCGGTGCTGTTCTTCCTCGACGCCCAGCGCGTCGGGCTCAGTGTCACCGTGTTGGAGGTCGTCTCGACGGCCGCGACGGCCATCGGCAACGTCGGCCCGGCGTTCGGGCAGTTCGGGCCGATGGGCGGGTACTCCTCGCTCTCGGAAGCGAGCAAACTGCTGTTCGTCTTTCTGATGTGGATCGGCCGACTGGAGATCTTTCCGGTGCTCGTGCTCCTGATGCCGGAGTTCTGGCAGCGCTAG
- the trkA gene encoding Trk system potassium transporter TrkA, producing MRVVIVGAGQVGSSIAADLAGTHEVIVVDCDPERVEELNYSLDVLGVTGDGTSVATLEEAGIEDVDMVIASTDDDETNIVVCSTAKAISDAFTIARVKNTEYLRTWERSKRAFGVDFMVCTNLLAAESIVRMIGLPAARDVDPFAGGQVQMAEFEVDADSPVANQTVAEADRFDSLTFVALLRNGCVEIVRGDTVIKPEDRVVVIGSPGSVQEFARSVAPEESPGSAEEVVIVGGSEIGYHVARLLEERDFQPRLVERDGARARELAERLPKTVVMESDATDIEFLEREHIGDADVVVSALDSDEKNLLVSLLAERMGVERTIAIIDADEYVDLFETVGVDVGVSPRGVVAEEISRFTLDGNAENVALIESDKAEVLEIEIDAESLLAGRTIQESTRDLPDGVVIGAITRDREFITPRGDTVVEVGDHVVVFAGIDVVDDVTARI from the coding sequence GTGCGCGTCGTGATCGTCGGTGCGGGGCAGGTCGGATCGAGCATCGCCGCGGACCTCGCGGGCACGCACGAGGTGATCGTCGTCGACTGCGATCCCGAGCGCGTCGAGGAGTTGAACTACTCGCTGGACGTCCTCGGGGTGACCGGCGACGGAACGTCGGTAGCGACGCTCGAAGAGGCCGGCATCGAGGACGTCGATATGGTGATCGCCTCGACCGACGACGACGAGACGAACATTGTCGTCTGTTCGACGGCGAAGGCGATCTCCGACGCGTTCACGATCGCGCGGGTGAAAAACACCGAGTACCTCCGGACGTGGGAGCGCTCGAAGCGCGCCTTCGGCGTCGACTTCATGGTCTGCACGAATCTCTTGGCCGCGGAGTCGATCGTCCGGATGATCGGCCTCCCGGCCGCGCGCGACGTCGACCCCTTCGCGGGCGGACAGGTGCAGATGGCCGAATTCGAGGTCGACGCCGACAGCCCGGTGGCGAACCAGACCGTCGCAGAGGCCGACCGCTTCGACTCGCTGACGTTCGTCGCGCTGCTGCGCAACGGCTGCGTCGAGATCGTCCGCGGTGACACGGTCATCAAGCCCGAAGATCGAGTCGTCGTGATCGGCTCACCCGGTAGCGTCCAAGAGTTCGCCCGGTCGGTCGCCCCCGAGGAATCGCCCGGCAGCGCCGAGGAGGTCGTCATCGTCGGCGGCTCCGAGATCGGCTATCACGTCGCACGACTGCTCGAAGAGCGCGACTTCCAACCCCGGCTGGTCGAACGCGACGGCGCCCGCGCCCGCGAACTGGCCGAACGCCTGCCGAAGACGGTCGTGATGGAGTCTGACGCCACTGACATAGAGTTCCTCGAACGCGAACACATCGGGGACGCCGACGTCGTCGTCTCGGCGCTCGACTCCGACGAGAAGAACCTGCTCGTGTCGCTTCTCGCCGAGCGGATGGGCGTCGAGCGGACGATCGCGATCATCGACGCCGACGAGTACGTCGACCTCTTCGAGACTGTGGGCGTCGACGTCGGCGTGAGCCCGCGCGGCGTCGTCGCCGAAGAGATCTCTCGGTTCACGCTCGACGGCAACGCCGAGAACGTCGCGCTCATCGAGTCCGACAAGGCAGAAGTGCTGGAAATCGAGATCGACGCCGAGAGCCTCCTCGCGGGGCGGACGATTCAAGAATCGACCCGAGACCTCCCGGACGGGGTAGTCATCGGCGCGATCACGCGCGACCGGGAGTTCATCACGCCCCGGGGAGACACCGTCGTCGAGGTCGGCGACCACGTCGTCGTCTTCGCCGGCATCGACGTCGTCGACGACGTGACTGCGCGAATATGA
- a CDS encoding type II toxin-antitoxin system RatA family toxin, translating to MDELVVSTVVYVPPREAYDLLVDFPRYERYADHLRDVVRRRGDGGAGTRYALRFAWWKLTYTVESEVTDVDPPERIEWRVVRNLDAGGRWLIEELDDLPADAPDWAETATRVSFEVSYDPRSANEGGIGLPRFVSLDWVVDRLKPAIASEAQRIVERIVADLEGQSRPVELTVERRS from the coding sequence GTGGACGAACTCGTCGTCAGCACTGTCGTATACGTGCCTCCCCGGGAGGCGTACGACCTCCTCGTCGACTTCCCGCGCTATGAGCGGTACGCAGATCACCTCCGCGACGTCGTCAGGCGGCGCGGCGACGGCGGGGCGGGGACGCGCTACGCGCTGCGATTCGCGTGGTGGAAGCTCACCTACACCGTCGAGTCGGAGGTCACCGACGTCGACCCGCCCGAGCGCATCGAGTGGCGCGTGGTGAGGAACCTCGACGCCGGGGGCCGCTGGCTGATCGAGGAACTCGACGACCTCCCCGCGGACGCTCCCGACTGGGCGGAGACGGCCACGCGCGTCTCCTTCGAGGTGTCGTACGATCCCCGGTCGGCGAACGAGGGCGGGATCGGCCTGCCGCGGTTCGTCTCTCTCGACTGGGTCGTCGACCGGCTCAAGCCAGCCATCGCGAGCGAGGCCCAGCGGATCGTCGAGCGGATCGTCGCCGACCTCGAAGGGCAGTCGCGTCCGGTCGAACTCACGGTCGAACGGCGGTCGTGA